A single window of Salvia splendens isolate huo1 chromosome 8, SspV2, whole genome shotgun sequence DNA harbors:
- the LOC121745153 gene encoding casein kinase 1-like protein HD16, translating to MPQLRSGARRGRRPAVAAPAPERNKGKAARADKGTVPAAGKRAAGNRVDAAAAGGADKEKEVLVGDCGGGGGEAHVDAAVKETTSLKVGEDNNNKLEEVGEDVEEKKMDECDSGGNGSKGLGAEDEGSTTPIPERVQVGGSPAYRIDKKLGKGGFGQVYVGRRINPPNPNERNGPGAVEVALKFEHRSSKGCNYGPPYEWQVYSALGGSHGIPRVHYKGRQSDYYIMVMDMLGPSLWDVWNNNSNTMSIEMVACIAIEAISILEKLHSRGYVHGDVKPENFLLGTPGTADEKKLFLVDLGLAVRWRDNSTGLHVDYDQRPDVFRGTVRYASVHAHLGRTGSRRDDLESLAYTLIFLLRGRLPWQGYQGENKGFLVCKKKMGTSPEALCCFCPAPFKQFVEFVVNLKFDEEPNYAKYISLFDGIIGPNPDIRPINTEGARKLVYQVGQKRGRLMMDDDDDEQPKKKVRMGMPATQWISVYNARRPMKQRYHYNVADLRLDQHIEKGNEDGLYISSVASCSNLWALIMDTGTGFSDQVYELSPHFLHKEWIMEQWEKNYYISAIAGANNGSSLIVMSKGTPYLQQSYKVSESFPFKWINKKWREGFYVTAMATAGTRWAIVMSRGAGFSDQVVELDFLYPSEGIHRRWDSGYRITSTAATWDQTALVLSNPRRKPSDETQETLRTSAFPSTHVKEKWAKNLYIASVCYGRTVS from the exons ATGCCTCAACTGCGTAGCGGAGCGCGCAGAGGCCGCCGACCCGCTGTCGCAGCTCCCGCTCCCGAACGGAACAAGGGGAAAGCCGCTCGAGCTGACAAGGGAACCGTACCAGCTGCTGGGAAACGAGCTGCAGGGAATAGAGTCGACGCCGCCGCCGCAGGTGGTGCTGATAAGGAGAAGGAGGTTTTGGTGGGGgattgtggtggtggtggaggagagGCACATGTTGATGCTGCTGTGAAGGAAACGACGTCGTTGAAGGTTGGGGAGGATAATAATAACAAATTAGAGGAGGTTGGAGAAGACGTGGAAGAGAAGAAGATGGATGAGTGTGATAGTGGTGGTAACGGAAGTAAGGGGTTGGGTGCTGAGGATGAAGGAAGCACTACTCCTATTCCCGAAAGG GTCCAGGTTGGTGGTTCTCCAGCTTATCGAATTGATAAGAAATTAGGGAAAGGTGGATTTGGCCAAGTTTATGTAGGCCGGCGAATCAACCCCCCAAACCCAAATGAGAGAAATGGACCAGGAGCGGTAGAA GTTGCTTTGAAATTTGAGCACCGTAGTAGCAAAGGTTGTAATTATGGACCACCTTATGAATGGCAAGTTTACAG TGCTCTTGGTGGTAGTCACGGCATACCACGTGTGCATTACAAAGGACGTCAGAGTGATTACTATATTATG GTAATGGATATGCTAGGTCCTAGTTTATGGGATGTCTGGAACAACAATTCGAATAC AATGTCAATTGAAATGGTGGCATGTATTGCTATTGAAGCCATATCCATTTTGGAAAAGTTACATTCTAGAGG ATATGTGCATGGGGATGTAAAGCCAGAAAACTTTTTGCTTGGTACACCTGGAACTGCTGATGAGAAAAAACTTTTTTTGGTTGATCTTGGATTGG CTGTTCGGTGGCGTGATAATTCAACTGGTCTTCATGTTGATTATGATCAACGACCTGATGTATTCAG AGGAACTGTGCGGTATGCTAGTGTGCATGCTCATCTGGGAAGGACCGGTAGTCGTAGGGATGACCTGGAATCCCTTGCTTATACCCTCATTTTTCTTCTTCGAGGTCGCCTTCCTTGGCAAGGTTACCAG GGCGAGAATAAAGGCTTTCTGGTCTGCAAAAAGAAGATGGGAACTTCTCCAGAAGCCCTTTGTTGTTTCTGTCCTGCACCTTTTAAACAGTTTGTTGAGTTTGTTGTTAACTTGAAGTTTGATGAAGAGCCTAATTATGCAAAATACATATCCCTTTTTGATGGGATTATTGGTCCGAATCCGGACATCAGGCCAATCAACACTGAAGGTGCTCGAAAg CTTGTATATCAAGTCGGACAGAAGAGAGGAAGGCTTATGATggacgacgatgatgatgagcagccaaagaagaaagTCCGCATGGGAATGCCTGCTACACAGTGGATTAGTGTGTACAATGCTCGAAGACCGATGAAGCAAAG ATATCATTACAATGTTGCAGATTTAAGATTGGACCAGCATATTGAGAAAGGAAATGAAGATGGACTTTATATTAGCAGTGTGGCCTCTTGTTCAAATCTATGGGCCTTGATTATGGATACAGGGACCGGTTTCAGTGATCAAGTCTATGAACTTTCACCTCATTTCCTTCATAAG GAGTGGATCATGGAACAATGGGAGAAAAATTACTACATAAGTGCCATAGCAGGGGCTAATAATGGGAGCTCATTAATAGTCATGTCTAAGG GTACCCCGTATCTGCAGCAGTCATACAAAGTTAGTGAGTCATTTCCATTCAAGTGGATCAACAAGAAATGGAGAGAAGGTTTTTACGTTACTGCCATGGCTACAGCTGGAACTAGATGGGCAATTGTTATGTCCCGTGGGGCAGGTTTTTCTGATCAG GTTGTCGAGTTGGACTTTCTGTATCCAAGTGAAGGTATTCATAGGAGGTGGGATTCTGGCTATCGCATCACATCAACTGCAGCAACATGGGATCAAACTGCCCTTGTTCTTAGCAATCCACGACGGAAACCTTCAGATGAAACACAAGAAACACTTCGGACTTCTGCTTTCCCAAGCACACATGTTAAG GAGAAATGGGCAAAAAATCTTTACATAGCATCGGTGTGCTATGGAAGAACTGTATCTTGA